A genome region from Frankineae bacterium MT45 includes the following:
- a CDS encoding type IV pilus assembly protein PilA, which yields MLAKMQAKLSKIREERVEGDRGFTLIELLVVVVIIGILIAIAIPLYNNYKKGAENKSAASDVRNAIPVVEQYYTDQATPAYPTATVPLAASVIKFEAVAPFTHVINVSNGNFIGYTPSQDGKSYKVCAWNSDGQTLYTYDSSNGSTVPTTPSSMPTNC from the coding sequence ATGCTCGCAAAAATGCAGGCAAAACTCAGCAAGATTCGTGAAGAGCGCGTCGAAGGCGACCGCGGCTTCACCCTCATCGAGCTGCTCGTGGTTGTCGTCATCATCGGCATCCTCATCGCCATCGCCATCCCGCTCTACAACAACTACAAGAAGGGCGCCGAGAACAAGTCGGCCGCCTCCGACGTCCGCAACGCGATCCCGGTTGTCGAGCAGTACTACACCGACCAGGCGACCCCCGCCTACCCGACGGCCACTGTCCCGCTGGCCGCAAGCGTCATCAAGTTCGAGGCTGTTGCGCCGTTCACGCATGTCATCAACGTCTCCAACGGAAACTTCATCGGCTACACGCCATCTCAGGATGGCAAGAGCTACAAGGTCTGCGCCTGGAACTCGGACGGTCAGACGCTCTACACCTACGACAGCAGCAACGGATCCACCGTCCCGACGACCCCGTCTTCGATGCCGACCAACTGCTAA
- a CDS encoding twitching motility protein PilT, giving the protein MTSHTVGDVSQQRSHGSVDLSEERAALDTMLAELVQAKGSDLHLGAGVAPKLRVSGDLYDMHGYPELTATDIAMLIRSIVTDGQWERFERTQELDLAHDVPGVSRFRVNVFCERGGYGAVFRAIPHEIRSLAELEMPSVLGDFGNLHRGLVLVTGPTGSGKTTTLAALLDEINRRRSGHILTIEDPIEFVHRGRKSKITQREVGSDTASFAIALKAALRQDPDVILVGEMRDIETAAVAITAAETGHLVLATLHTSSAAQTIDRLIDMFPHEQQNTIRAQLANTLQGIVTQALVRRIDRPGRVAVTEVLVATSAIRNLVREGKIHQIPSFMQSSSLNGMHTFDSSLASHVRAGAIDERTARGLAHSPEDFDRLFGRR; this is encoded by the coding sequence TCGCATGGATCGGTAGATCTGAGCGAAGAGCGTGCTGCCCTGGACACGATGCTCGCCGAGCTCGTCCAGGCCAAGGGCTCCGACCTGCACCTCGGTGCCGGCGTCGCTCCGAAGCTGCGGGTCAGCGGCGACCTCTACGACATGCACGGCTACCCCGAGCTCACCGCCACCGACATCGCGATGCTCATCCGCTCGATCGTTACCGACGGCCAGTGGGAGCGCTTCGAACGCACCCAGGAACTCGACTTGGCCCACGACGTGCCCGGTGTCTCCCGGTTCCGAGTCAACGTCTTCTGCGAGCGCGGTGGCTACGGCGCCGTCTTCCGCGCCATCCCCCACGAAATCCGCTCGCTGGCCGAGCTCGAGATGCCGTCAGTTCTCGGCGACTTCGGCAATCTGCACCGCGGACTGGTGCTGGTCACCGGCCCGACCGGTTCGGGTAAGACGACCACCCTGGCCGCGCTGCTGGATGAGATCAACCGCCGCCGCTCCGGGCACATCCTCACCATTGAGGACCCGATCGAGTTCGTGCACCGCGGCCGGAAGAGCAAGATCACCCAGCGCGAGGTGGGGAGTGACACCGCCTCCTTCGCCATCGCCCTTAAGGCAGCCCTGCGCCAGGACCCGGACGTGATCCTGGTCGGAGAAATGCGAGACATCGAGACGGCCGCCGTCGCCATCACCGCAGCCGAAACCGGTCACCTCGTGCTGGCCACGCTGCACACCTCGAGCGCGGCCCAGACGATCGACCGTCTCATCGACATGTTCCCGCACGAGCAGCAGAACACGATCCGCGCGCAGCTGGCCAACACCCTGCAGGGGATCGTCACTCAGGCCCTCGTGCGCCGCATCGACCGTCCGGGGCGGGTTGCCGTGACTGAAGTGCTGGTCGCCACGTCGGCCATTCGCAACCTGGTTCGCGAGGGGAAGATCCACCAGATCCCGTCCTTCATGCAGTCCTCCAGCCTCAACGGCATGCACACCTTCGACTCCTCACTGGCCTCGCACGTGCGGGCCGGCGCCATCGACGAACGCACCGCGCGCGGGCTGGCCCACTCCCCCGAGGACTTCGACCGACTCTTCGGACGGCGGTAA
- a CDS encoding type IV pilus assembly protein PilA — MLGSLLTKLKTIREERAEGDRGFTLIELLVVVVIIGILIAIAIPLYSNYKKGAENKSAASDVRNAIPVIEQYYTDNSSTYPTSAAATQSSTTSLLNLDGSGSTHVINLSNGNTIAYVKGTNNPNTYGVCGWNTDGQTLYVYSSVTGKTTTPSNPTQAPTITTCGTAAGIS, encoded by the coding sequence ATGCTCGGATCACTGCTCACCAAGCTCAAGACGATTCGTGAAGAGCGCGCCGAAGGCGACCGCGGCTTCACCCTCATCGAGCTCCTTGTGGTTGTCGTCATCATCGGCATCCTCATCGCCATCGCCATCCCGCTCTACAGCAACTACAAGAAGGGCGCCGAGAACAAGTCGGCCGCCTCCGACGTCCGCAACGCCATCCCGGTGATCGAGCAGTACTACACCGACAACAGCAGCACGTACCCGACCAGCGCGGCCGCGACCCAGAGCAGCACCACCTCGTTGCTGAACCTCGACGGGTCGGGTTCGACGCACGTCATCAACCTTTCGAATGGCAACACAATCGCGTACGTCAAGGGCACAAACAACCCCAACACGTACGGAGTCTGCGGCTGGAACACCGACGGCCAGACGCTTTACGTGTACAGCAGCGTGACCGGCAAGACCACAACGCCTTCTAACCCGACCCAGGCCCCGACGATCACAACCTGTGGGACCGCGGCCGGCATCTCCTAG
- a CDS encoding type IV pilus assembly protein PilC, with product MTMTFDYETISPDGSRAKGKIEAKSQVAAAATLEQQGLTPLKISEAGTGMQKEISIPGFGGRVKTRDLAVLARQFATMTSSGMSLIRSLAILEEQQEKPKLREALRDVRNDVEGGAQLSYALSKHDKVFPKLMIAMIRAGEVGGFLDGALDGIAKTLEKEAALHSKIKSALTYPVIVLAFSLIMIVGVVVFIVPVFEKMFKSLGGQLPLPTRMLVLVSHQMWWMFPLILGSAIAFTVTFKHLLRTNPAIRLGFDRFKLRVPVFGPLLRKVAISRFTRNLGTLLAVGVPVMQALDVVGDTTGNQVITEATKDVQQAVRDGQPMTSPLRKHAVFPPMVTQMIEVGEQTGQISTMLDKVADFYDQEVEDATEALTAAIEPIMVVLMGVIVGSMVVCLYLPMFTIYQHVGGTS from the coding sequence ATGACCATGACGTTCGACTACGAGACCATCTCCCCCGACGGTAGTCGCGCAAAGGGCAAGATCGAGGCCAAGTCCCAGGTTGCGGCCGCCGCAACTCTGGAGCAGCAGGGTCTCACTCCTCTGAAGATCTCTGAAGCCGGCACCGGCATGCAGAAGGAGATCTCGATCCCGGGCTTCGGCGGCCGCGTCAAGACCCGCGATCTCGCAGTGCTGGCCCGCCAGTTCGCCACCATGACCTCGTCCGGAATGTCGCTGATCCGCTCGCTGGCCATCCTGGAGGAGCAGCAGGAGAAGCCCAAGCTCCGCGAAGCTCTCCGCGACGTCCGTAACGATGTCGAGGGCGGTGCCCAGCTGTCGTACGCGCTGAGCAAGCACGACAAGGTCTTCCCCAAACTCATGATCGCGATGATCCGCGCCGGCGAGGTGGGCGGTTTCCTCGACGGCGCCCTCGACGGTATCGCCAAGACGCTGGAGAAGGAAGCCGCGCTGCACAGCAAGATCAAGAGCGCCCTGACCTACCCGGTGATCGTGCTGGCGTTCAGCCTCATCATGATCGTCGGCGTCGTCGTCTTCATCGTTCCGGTCTTCGAGAAGATGTTCAAATCACTCGGCGGCCAGCTGCCGCTGCCGACCCGGATGTTGGTTCTGGTGAGTCACCAGATGTGGTGGATGTTCCCCCTCATTCTGGGTTCGGCGATCGCGTTTACCGTTACTTTCAAGCACCTTCTCCGTACCAACCCGGCGATCCGCCTGGGCTTCGACCGCTTCAAGCTGCGGGTTCCGGTCTTCGGGCCGCTACTGCGCAAGGTGGCGATCTCACGCTTCACCCGGAATCTTGGCACATTGCTCGCGGTGGGTGTACCGGTCATGCAAGCTCTCGACGTCGTCGGTGACACCACCGGAAACCAGGTCATCACCGAGGCGACCAAGGACGTCCAGCAGGCGGTCCGCGACGGACAGCCCATGACGTCGCCGCTACGCAAGCATGCGGTCTTCCCGCCGATGGTGACCCAGATGATCGAGGTCGGCGAGCAGACCGGCCAGATCAGCACAATGCTCGACAAGGTAGCCGACTTCTACGACCAGGAAGTCGAGGATGCAACTGAGGCCCTCACCGCTGCCATCGAACCGATCATGGTCGTACTAATGGGCGTCATCGTGGGTTCGATGGTCGTCTGCCTGTACCTACCCATGTTCACCATTTACCAGCACGTTGGGGGAACCTCATGA
- a CDS encoding Ig-like domain (group 3) has translation MMRSHSRIKVLLTAFVAAVIISTSIAVTTSAPAQAATVSSTCTTGAAGVGCATSQPMKAESCTGDAAWGIQMFIPPTSIIGFLSPIVNNVVNPVLNMVNPIICSIFSFFLSPLVNSLGSVLSTGGQKATTPPSSVLPVSGWFDPSPTNAAVTTQNTGNFPVCGTGSYNSINCFPGTSSLSSALVSTDNTSSGGGLSMQFGLPTGVTGFTSDDAANTYSSSAQGNNVSFGIGLPKWPIKILSINSPTSGPLSSTSCPTSTSGQKPSYKAMIAGNPSVNLLSLPGATNGLISVSSLGSQGSATGVTKPVSASINVLGLKYTATGQSVVAGPLGLVLAGLSADGSTLLTKIGWNSAAFISSIDPSGKTVNVMSTTNLLGNFGAGIAISVGAGGRTTATSAEAWGTKVGIGPYFDLSLPLGLGYLGTGGLGASTGGVQVPFDRTNSLDVKYAYTSCHSASAVGTSSTLVVSKNGGSTVYPSGTTGITSGTKLDLKETVAPATATGSVQFYDGLGAVGSSVKVTNGVASLTGQSFADGTHTLTAVFTPADLTKFAPSTSAPTVVTLGNAVVPVATPDLSQVGKLPPPNLK, from the coding sequence ATGATGCGTTCACACTCAAGGATCAAGGTCCTTCTCACCGCCTTCGTAGCGGCCGTGATCATCTCGACGTCGATAGCGGTGACCACCTCGGCCCCGGCCCAGGCGGCGACCGTCAGCTCGACCTGCACGACTGGTGCCGCCGGCGTCGGCTGCGCGACCTCGCAGCCGATGAAGGCTGAGAGCTGCACGGGTGATGCGGCTTGGGGAATCCAGATGTTCATCCCACCGACGTCGATCATCGGATTCCTGAGCCCGATCGTGAACAACGTCGTCAACCCTGTGTTGAACATGGTGAATCCCATCATCTGCTCGATCTTCTCGTTCTTCCTATCGCCGCTGGTGAACTCGCTCGGTTCAGTACTGTCGACCGGCGGCCAGAAGGCCACAACACCGCCCTCGAGCGTCCTGCCGGTGAGTGGATGGTTCGATCCGTCGCCGACGAACGCTGCGGTCACCACGCAGAACACCGGCAACTTCCCGGTCTGTGGAACCGGCAGCTACAACTCGATCAACTGCTTCCCCGGTACCTCGTCGCTGAGCAGTGCGCTCGTCAGCACGGACAACACGAGCAGCGGCGGTGGCCTCAGCATGCAGTTCGGGCTGCCGACGGGCGTCACCGGTTTCACCTCCGACGATGCCGCCAACACCTACAGCTCCTCGGCCCAGGGCAACAACGTCTCATTCGGAATCGGACTTCCCAAGTGGCCGATCAAGATCCTGAGCATCAACAGCCCGACCTCAGGGCCGCTCTCGTCGACCTCCTGCCCGACGTCGACCTCGGGTCAGAAGCCCTCGTACAAGGCAATGATCGCCGGTAACCCGTCGGTCAACCTGCTCTCGCTGCCCGGCGCAACCAACGGCCTGATCTCGGTCTCCTCACTCGGGAGCCAGGGCTCGGCCACCGGCGTCACGAAGCCGGTCTCGGCCTCGATCAACGTCCTCGGTCTGAAGTACACGGCCACCGGGCAGAGCGTCGTCGCCGGCCCGCTCGGCCTCGTCCTCGCTGGGCTGAGCGCCGACGGCTCCACCCTGCTGACGAAGATCGGCTGGAACAGCGCCGCATTCATCTCCAGCATTGATCCGAGTGGCAAGACGGTCAACGTCATGAGCACGACCAACCTGCTCGGCAACTTCGGTGCCGGAATCGCGATCTCGGTCGGAGCCGGTGGGCGCACCACGGCCACCTCGGCCGAGGCGTGGGGCACCAAGGTCGGCATCGGTCCCTACTTCGATCTGTCGCTTCCGCTCGGACTCGGGTACCTCGGCACCGGCGGCCTGGGTGCCTCGACCGGAGGGGTGCAGGTTCCCTTCGACCGCACGAACAGCCTGGACGTCAAGTACGCATACACCTCCTGCCACAGCGCGTCTGCGGTCGGTACGAGTTCGACGCTGGTCGTTTCCAAGAACGGTGGCTCAACGGTCTACCCGAGCGGCACAACCGGCATCACCTCGGGTACCAAGCTGGATCTGAAGGAGACGGTGGCACCGGCCACGGCTACCGGATCGGTTCAGTTCTATGACGGTCTGGGCGCAGTCGGCTCGTCAGTGAAGGTGACCAACGGGGTCGCCAGCCTCACCGGCCAGTCCTTCGCCGATGGAACGCACACCCTGACCGCGGTCTTTACCCCAGCGGACCTCACCAAGTTCGCGCCCTCGACCTCTGCACCAACCGTGGTGACTCTCGGTAATGCCGTGGTTCCGGTTGCCACTCCGGATCTTTCACAAGTCGGAAAGTTGCCCCCACCGAACCTCAAGTAA